A single genomic interval of Helianthus annuus cultivar XRQ/B chromosome 6, HanXRQr2.0-SUNRISE, whole genome shotgun sequence harbors:
- the LOC110881527 gene encoding mitochondrial adenine nucleotide transporter ADNT1: MASEDVVGKTTVTIANLAEEAKISSEGVKAPSRHALLSICKSLVAGGVSRTAVAPLGLISSHCFAVYESLKDWLVKSRPFGLAEDAELSVTTKLACGAAAGTVGQTVAYPLDVIRRRMQMVGWKHAASVVTADGKSALEYTGMVDAFRKTVRYEGFGALYKGLVPNSVKVVPSIALAFVSYEVVKDLLGVEMRISG, from the exons ATGGCGTCGGAGGATGTGGTAGGGAAGACAACCGTTACAATCGCAAATCTCGCTGAAGAAGCAAAGATCTCTAGTGAAGGTGTCAAGGCTCCTAGCCGCCACGCTCTACTCAGCATTTGCAAATCTCTCGTCGCCGGTGGAGT ATCAAGAACTGCTGTTGCTCCTTTAGG ACTGATAAGTTCTCATTGTTTTGCGGTGTATGAATCTTTAAAAGATTGGTTGGTTAAATCAAGACCATTTGGGCTAGCCGAAGACGCGGAGTTGAGTGTGACAACCAAGCTTGCATGTGGGGCTGCAGCTGGAACTGTGGGTCAAACCGTTGCTTACCCTCTTGATGTCATCCGCCGACGAATGCAAATGGTTGGTTGGAAACATGCAGCTTCAGTTGTGACCGCAGATGGCAAGTCAGCACTCGAGTACACTGGAATGGTTGACGCGTTCAGGAAAACCGTTCGTTATGAAGGTTTCGGGGCGTTGTACAAGGGCTTGGTCCCTAACTCAGTTAAG GTGGTTCCTTCGATAGCGCTTGCATTTGTGTCGTACGAGGTGGTTAAGGATCTACTTGGGGTGGAGATGAGGATATCTGGTTGA
- the LOC110881647 gene encoding COP1-interactive protein 1, translating to MTKFRWNESMNMFRDHVDPDKEEQRKQIIIETDAKVDKIVKLVKNLNSGTKETRQRKRSEVISLIEDFYKQYQAMCALYEDLREGVKRKCNNEEDKEDNESISSSNSLGMESAAYYSPGSGSKTPNIDPPKVALTQDGQSMRSENSCHSLEALSVDKSPFKMKVLEDKVSALKLEIETLNCQKSDHEQEFKGRHDRFHKRLQENIGLQLVSAFREKDENVLKKVDECEKFFNNKVEESMDRVENLKNFLYGKEKELQILRIQNQESEIKLEKKAKEVSDSLNLQETLAEKLKEKTTNEEGLVEERDHLKEQVKDLETKIECLSNENRLSKDENKNQRKTVSELEEKLQDSQISAAESRTECVKDCSNKMKSLQQKFESLDKNDEQRDMLANKLNPEAKCSLQGMVKKMGEVMDEFRKNSEDSVRILNRRVCVSEQLNNETRDWYKKTRDQHEQDKKDNDLAFHSIKIIMSGVSETLSVSETFGLRFAECCEAFNNRVSKVSCEINFVRDWVKRKNGALVQVKEDFDALVVQLGDKEEEILWSRQKALKLENKLRDLEKVVKENDEAMIVLKEEKREAIRQLCIWIDHHRSRSDFLKKAFFELVARCQRSC from the exons ATGACTAAATTCAGGTGGAATGAATCGATGAATATGTTCCGGGATCATGTTGATCCAGATAAAGAGGAACAACGTAAACAGATCATAATCG AGACGGATGCAAAGGTGGACAAAATCGTGAAGCTCGTTAAAAATCTAAACTCCGGCACGAAAGAAACAAGACAAAGGAAACGATCCGAAGTCATTAGCCTGATTGAGGATTTCTACAAACAATACCAAGCCATGTGTGCATTATATGAAGATTTAAGAGAAGGTGTCAAGAGAAAATGCAACAATGAAGAAGATAAAGAAGACAATGAGTCCATTTCATCTTCAAATTCATTAGGCATGGAATCAGCAGCATATTATTCACCAGGTAGTGGATCAAAAACACCAAATATTGATCCACCAAAAGTGGCATTAACACAAGATGGTCAAAGCATGAGATCCGAGAACTCGTGTCATTCGTTAGAAGCGTTAAGCGTTGATAAGTCACCCTTTAAGATGAAGGTGTTAGAGGACAAAGTTAGTGCGTTAAAGCTCGAGATTGAGACGTTAAACTGTCAGAAGAGTGATCATGAACAAGAGTTTAAAGGCCGACACGATAGATTTCATAAACGGTTGCAAGAAAATATAGGATTGCAGCTTGTGTCGGCGTTTAGAGAAAAGGATGAGAACGTTTTGAAGAAAGTCGACGAGTGTGAGAAGTTTTTCAATAATAAAGTTGAAGAGTCTATGGATCGTGTCGAGAATTTGAAAAACTTTTTATATGGAAAAGAGAAAGAGCTCCAAATATTAAGGATTCAGAACCAAGAATCGGAAATCAAGCTCGAGAAGAAGGCTAAAGAAGTGTCGGATTCGCTTAACTTGCAAGAAACTTTAGCGGAAAAACTAAAGGAAAAGACCACAAACGAAGAGGGGCTTGTCGAAGAAAGAGACCATTTGAAAGAACAAGTCAAAGATTTGGAGACCAAGATCGAATGTTTAAGCAACGAGAATCGTTTGTCGAAAGACGAAAACAAGAATCAAAGGAAAACCGTTTCGGAGTTGGAGGAAAAACTTCAAGATTCTCAAATTTCGGCTGCTGAATCACGAACGGAGTGTGTCAAGGATTGTTCGAACAAAATGAAATCCCTCCAGCAAAAGTTCGAATCGTTAGACAAAAACGACGAGCAAAGAGACATGCTAGCGAACAAGTTAAACCCCGAGGCAAAATGTAGTCTCCAAGGCATGGTTAAGAAAATGGGAGAAGTAATGGACGAATTTCGAAAGAATTCGGAGGATAGTGTGCGTATATTGAACAGAAGAGTTTGCGTGTCGGAACAGCTTAACAATGAAACGCGAGACTGGTACAAAAAGACGCGAGATCAACACGAGCAAGACAAAAAGGACAACGACTTAGCGTTTCATAGCATCAAGATTATAATGTCGGGGGTGAGTGAAACGTTAAGTGTGTCCGAGACGTTTGGACTCCGGTTTGCGGAATGTTGCGAGGCGTTCAATAACCGTGTGTCGAAAGTGTCGTGTGAGATAAATTTTGTGAGGGATTGGGTGAAGAGAAAGAATGGTGCATTGGTACAAGTTAAGGAAGATTTTGATGCACTTGTGGTTCAATTGGGTGATAAAGAAGAGGAGATACTTTGGTCAAGGCAAAAAGCATTGAAACTAGAGAACAAGTTAAGGGATTTGGAGAAGGTTGTTAAGGAGAATGATGAGGCCATGATTGTTTTGAAAGAGGAGAAAAGGGAAGCAATTAGGCAATTGTGTATTTGGATTGATCATCATCGTAGTCGGTCTGATTTTCTTAAAAAGGCGTTTTTTGAGCTCGTTGCTAGATGCCAAAGATCGTGTTAA